GAGGGCTTTGAAAATGGAAATACTCATAACACAGCTATTTCTGGCTGGACTCAAGTAAGCGTAAGCGGTTCTAATGCATGGACTGCCAATAATTCCTTAACTGATTATAATCGTTCTCCCCTCACCGGCTCTTGGAATGCTTTCTTGCGTTGGAGTAATAGCCGATGGATGTTCAAACCCATTCAATTGCAAGCCGGGATTGCTTATAGAGCTATAGTTTACGCCAGGCAGGATGGTTCAAATTCCACCGATGCAAGTATTAAAATATGCTATGGTGCTTCAGCTACTGTGGCTGGAATGACTAACGAAATTATGCCTTCCACAGGTATAATAAATGGTGGTTATCAGAGGTTGGAAGGCACTTTTGTTCCTGCTACTAACGGATTATTTTATCTTGGTATTTTAGGAACTATCAATTCTATTCCCTGGTATATCTCCATTGATGACATTACTATTGAAGAGATTCCCCAAATTCCTATCTGTTCTGTTAACCCCGAGTCCTATAATTTTGGAGAACTAATTATGGGCTTAACCTCCTCTCAACAATTTACTATTACTAATACCGGCGGAGCTACTTTATATATAAATAACCTATATACTACGAATAATTCTTATTCTATCAGTCAACAACCTGGTGATTTGGAACTCTCTGTAAATGAATCAACTACTTTCACTGTTCTCTTTAACCCTCTGGAGGGTGGAACTCAAACAGGAACAGTGGTTATATGTTATAATGGAGATGAAAAAACAATTGAACTTACCGGAAGCTGTATTGATACAACGATTAATACTTTTCCTTACACTCAAAGCTTTGAAAGTGGAGGTGGAAACTGGATAGTTACTGCAGGTGCAGGAGCAACTTATTATTGGGAATTAGTTCAATATGATGCTGCTCATGGAGCTGTTTCTGCTTATGACGGTTCTTACTTTACGCGTTTAAATGTTTATAATGCTGATGATGATTATAATCCTTATTGTCTTATTTCTCCTCCCTTGAACTTAAGCACTGGTAATAAAAGATTAAGTTATTGGGCTTGGATTGGAGCAAATGGTTATCCTGCTCCAATGGATGTGCAAATATCAACAGATAATCAAGCAACCTGGACTACAATCTATAGCCACGACCTTTCCGTTACCAACACTTGGTTCAATAATATCATTTCCCTCGCTGACTATTCTTCTTCCCATATTTATATTAGATATAGAGCGCTAAGCAATTATGGATATTTATCTTGTAATTTGGGATTGGATAAAATAACAATTGAAGATATTCCGGAAATTCCTATTTTGAGCTATACCCCTACGGAAATTAATTTTCCATACACCAATGTTAAAAGTGTTACCAATTATACCAATGTAACGATTACTAATTTAGGAGGAGGAGTATTAAGCTTGAATGAATCAAGTTTTACCCTGCAGGGTAATAATCCCGATGATTTTGAAATAAACTACTTAAACCTTCCTGCGAGTTTGGGAACAGGACAAAGTGTAAATATTCCTGTTCGGTTTAAGCCACTATCTGAAGGTAATAAAACAGCTATTTTGAGAATTAGTGACGGACTTCGTTCCGGCTATGATGTATCTCTAACTGGTTATGCAGCAGGCCAATATGTGCTTTGTGAAAATTTTGAAGGAGCTTTTCCTACTCAGGATTGGACCTCACCTGCTACATCCTGGATAAAAAAAACCGACTTCTCCCATACGGGAACTGGTTCTGTCTCAGCTGGTTACGCTTCAGGCGAATGGTGGTTGGTAACCCCTAAATTAAGGCCGACTAACGGAGCAAATACTTTAACTTTTTGGTATAGGGACTATTCTTCAGAATCCAACTGGGATTATAATGATGAATATACTTATGTAATGATTTCCGAAAGCACTGATTTTTCAGCTGCCACAACTATCTGGACTGGAAATTATCAGACCTTTACAACTTCCTGGCAACAGGCGTCTATATCCATAAGTGCATATAACGGTAAAGATATTTATATTGCCTTCAAGCATATTGCCACAAATGGTAACTATCGGATGATAGATGATATTACAGGTGTGCATATAGCTCCTCCGTCATCTGTTCCCAATCCGGCAATTATTGTAAGTCCTGCTGATGAAGCTGTAAATGTTTCTTTATCTCAAACCTTGAATTGGACAAGTGGAGGTGGTTCACCCAGAGGTTATTATTTATCCTTTGGAAGTGTTATTCCTCCATTTATATATTTAAATAATGTGGATATGGGAACTGTTACCAGCTATGCTCCAAATCTTGATATAAACAAAAAATACTGGTGGAAGGTAGTTCCATATAATGAAACAGGAAATGCGGAAAATTGTGCAACCTGGACTTTTACTACAATAGGAGATCCTACTATTAGACATTATCCCTATACACAAAATTTTGAAGAGGAAACATTTCCTCCCCTCGGATGGACTACTATAGTTCATAGTGGAAATGAAATTATCCAGGATGCTACTAAAAACCATTCCAATCCTGGACAGTATTCCGTTCGGTTCAGTTCGTATAGTCAATCTGATGACTATAATCAATATCTGTTTACAGCACCGGTCTTTGTTATGGCTCCGTATTTCAAACTTACCTTCTGGCACAGAAAAGAAAATACCAGTGAGGAAACTCTGGAATGGGGAATATCCACTAATACTAACCCTGCAAATTTCACTTGGAATCCTGTTACTTTAAGTAGTAGTGAGTGGCAAAGAACGGAAATAAATTTAAGAAGTTATATCGGAAGAACAGTTTACATCGGTTTCCATTATTATGGAAATTACAAATACTATGTTTACCTTGATGATATAAAAATAAATGCTGTTATTCCTGCTAATGTCCCTACTCCTATAGAGGATATTGTTATCAATCCTACCATAGATTTAGACCTTGATGAAAGTGTAGATGAAACAAATTCAATTGTGCAATCTTTACCCAATTACGCTGCACTTAATAATCCTGTAGTGCTGGGTTTAATAGGAACTGAAACAGCCAGTATAACATTTGAAGTAGGTTCCGGAACCTGGTATGGCATTTGTTATTATGGTGGTGAGTGGCATCATTCAATTCCTTATCCTTGCACTGTTGAAGAAGGCGCAACAGGAATTATAACTTTTGAAAATGTGGATTTTGGAGCAAAGGGTGAAATAATCACTGTTTTGGATGAAGGTCAAAATCCTACTCTACCTGTAGAACTATCCGCTTTTACTCTAAACCTTAATCCTCAAAGAGGAATAAATATAATGTGGGTTACCCAATCAGAAACTGAAGTGAATGGATATTACATATATAGGGCAAATGCAGATACACTCGGTCAGGCAATTGTAATTAGCCCCCTTATCAGAGCAACAAATACTTCCCAACAGCAAGTGTATATATATACTGATAAAGAAATATATCAGTCCGGAACATATTATTACTGGCTGGAAACACAAGATTTTGATGGTGTTTCCGGTTTTTACGGTTCTCTTAGTATTAATTATGATAATGGCAATAATGGCACACCGGAAATACCTTTGGTTACAGGAATTCGCTCTATTTATCCCAATCCTTTCAATCCTTCCACCACAATCAATTACGAACTTAGCAAAACAGCAGAAGTGAAAATTGAAATATACAATATCAGGGGACAATTGGTTCGTTCTTATGCCTTCGGTAAAAAAGAAAGAGGTAGATATAAATTACTCTGGGAAGGTGATGATGCTAACAGACAACCCTGCGGAACAGGTATGTATTTTATTAGAATGCAAGCAGATAAAGAAAACAGCATAAGAAAGGTTACTCTTTTGAAATGAGGGTAGGATTTCAGGAAAAGGATTTTTGAAACGAGGATTTTAGGACAAGGATTTTTGAAACAAGGATTTCAGGATTAAAGGATTTAGAGGATAAATTTAGTAAGGAGCTGAAAGCGGAGGGCAGAGAGAAAAAAAATAGGTAAGGGATGAACAGGATTAAATGGATTGAATAGGTAAGGGATGAACAGGATAGAATGGATTGAATAGGTAAGGGATGAATAGGTTTAAATGGATTGAATAGGTAAGAGATGAACAGGATAGAATGGATTGAATAGGTATGGGATGAACAGGATTATAGGGATTTTAGGGATTTATAAACTTTAATATGGGTGTATAAATGATATTAACATCCAAGTTTTCCTTTTAATCCTGTCTTCTTTTTTTTTCACTATTCACTGTTAACTTTTCACCGTTCACTGTTCACCATTAACTTTTCACTGTTCACCATTCATTCTGTGGTGTCCTAAATAAGTTGACACAAAATACTATAAAGGAGATATGGAAATGTGGACAAAAAATGAAACCAAAAGGAAGCGTACAAACTATAGTGTGGCTTTCAAAATGCAAGTGGTGGAAGAGGTCGAAAACGGTCTGATAAGTGCGGAAGGAGCCCGTAGGTTATATTGGATCCCCGGAAAAGATTCTATCCCATCTTGGATAGAGAAATATGGTATAAACAACAAAATAAATAAGGTGGTATACGTTATGACACAAGCAGAAGAACGCGAATTAGTAGTGCTCCGTAAGGAGAACAAATGCTTGAAGAGAGCACT
The nucleotide sequence above comes from Candidatus Cloacimonas sp.. Encoded proteins:
- a CDS encoding choice-of-anchor J domain-containing protein gives rise to the protein EGFENGNTHNTAISGWTQVSVSGSNAWTANNSLTDYNRSPLTGSWNAFLRWSNSRWMFKPIQLQAGIAYRAIVYARQDGSNSTDASIKICYGASATVAGMTNEIMPSTGIINGGYQRLEGTFVPATNGLFYLGILGTINSIPWYISIDDITIEEIPQIPICSVNPESYNFGELIMGLTSSQQFTITNTGGATLYINNLYTTNNSYSISQQPGDLELSVNESTTFTVLFNPLEGGTQTGTVVICYNGDEKTIELTGSCIDTTINTFPYTQSFESGGGNWIVTAGAGATYYWELVQYDAAHGAVSAYDGSYFTRLNVYNADDDYNPYCLISPPLNLSTGNKRLSYWAWIGANGYPAPMDVQISTDNQATWTTIYSHDLSVTNTWFNNIISLADYSSSHIYIRYRALSNYGYLSCNLGLDKITIEDIPEIPILSYTPTEINFPYTNVKSVTNYTNVTITNLGGGVLSLNESSFTLQGNNPDDFEINYLNLPASLGTGQSVNIPVRFKPLSEGNKTAILRISDGLRSGYDVSLTGYAAGQYVLCENFEGAFPTQDWTSPATSWIKKTDFSHTGTGSVSAGYASGEWWLVTPKLRPTNGANTLTFWYRDYSSESNWDYNDEYTYVMISESTDFSAATTIWTGNYQTFTTSWQQASISISAYNGKDIYIAFKHIATNGNYRMIDDITGVHIAPPSSVPNPAIIVSPADEAVNVSLSQTLNWTSGGGSPRGYYLSFGSVIPPFIYLNNVDMGTVTSYAPNLDINKKYWWKVVPYNETGNAENCATWTFTTIGDPTIRHYPYTQNFEEETFPPLGWTTIVHSGNEIIQDATKNHSNPGQYSVRFSSYSQSDDYNQYLFTAPVFVMAPYFKLTFWHRKENTSEETLEWGISTNTNPANFTWNPVTLSSSEWQRTEINLRSYIGRTVYIGFHYYGNYKYYVYLDDIKINAVIPANVPTPIEDIVINPTIDLDLDESVDETNSIVQSLPNYAALNNPVVLGLIGTETASITFEVGSGTWYGICYYGGEWHHSIPYPCTVEEGATGIITFENVDFGAKGEIITVLDEGQNPTLPVELSAFTLNLNPQRGINIMWVTQSETEVNGYYIYRANADTLGQAIVISPLIRATNTSQQQVYIYTDKEIYQSGTYYYWLETQDFDGVSGFYGSLSINYDNGNNGTPEIPLVTGIRSIYPNPFNPSTTINYELSKTAEVKIEIYNIRGQLVRSYAFGKKERGRYKLLWEGDDANRQPCGTGMYFIRMQADKENSIRKVTLLK